A single window of Candidatus Neomarinimicrobiota bacterium DNA harbors:
- a CDS encoding quinolinate phosphoribosyl transferase → MQVFQKKKAVLCGVDEALAILKLCTGTYTDRQAAYELFDEYISLKKKIRSLYYSSKEEMLKAQRERLEAEHALDRLWRSTPDELAVHALRDGDAIEPWETVMTIEGPLYQFTHLETLYLGILARRTKIATNVRQVVEAAAGKPILYFPARFDHWFMQGGDGYAAKIGGAREVSTDAQGEWWGKAGAGTIPHALIAACDGDTLKAVQLYAENFPDTNLIALVDFDNDSVNTALTVARGLQERLWGVRLDTAATLVDESVLPGMGTFSPTGVNPQLVENVRRALDAEGFDHVKIVASGGFDAQRIQAFEEAGVPVDAYGVGSALVVGKADFTADVVMVKGQPRSKVGRRYQANPRLERFEL, encoded by the coding sequence ATGCAGGTATTCCAGAAGAAGAAGGCCGTCCTGTGCGGCGTGGATGAGGCCCTGGCCATCCTGAAACTATGCACCGGCACCTATACCGATCGCCAGGCAGCCTATGAGCTCTTCGACGAGTACATCAGTTTGAAAAAGAAAATCCGGTCACTTTACTACAGCTCGAAGGAGGAGATGCTGAAGGCCCAGCGCGAACGATTGGAGGCTGAACACGCCCTGGACCGGCTATGGCGGAGTACCCCTGACGAGCTGGCCGTGCACGCTCTGCGGGACGGCGACGCCATTGAACCGTGGGAGACGGTCATGACCATTGAGGGCCCGCTATACCAATTCACCCATCTGGAAACACTCTATCTGGGGATATTGGCCCGCCGCACCAAGATCGCCACCAACGTGCGCCAGGTCGTTGAAGCGGCAGCGGGGAAACCCATCCTCTACTTTCCTGCACGCTTCGACCACTGGTTCATGCAGGGCGGTGACGGCTATGCTGCCAAAATTGGCGGCGCACGGGAGGTGTCCACCGATGCCCAGGGTGAATGGTGGGGCAAGGCCGGGGCCGGCACGATCCCCCACGCCCTCATCGCCGCCTGTGATGGCGACACCCTTAAGGCCGTCCAGCTCTATGCGGAGAACTTCCCCGACACCAACCTCATTGCGCTGGTGGACTTCGACAACGACAGTGTGAACACGGCTCTGACGGTAGCGCGGGGATTGCAGGAGCGGCTATGGGGGGTGCGCCTGGATACGGCCGCCACTCTGGTAGACGAGTCGGTGCTCCCGGGCATGGGTACGTTCAGCCCCACGGGCGTCAACCCCCAGCTGGTGGAGAACGTGCGCCGGGCTCTGGATGCCGAAGGTTTCGACCATGTAAAGATCGTGGCGTCAGGTGGTTTCGATGCCCAGCGCATCCAGGCGTTCGAAGAGGCCGGCGTACCCGTAGACGCCTACGGTGTAGGCTCGGCACTGGTTGTGGGGAAGGCCGATTTTACGGCTGACGTGGTGATG